One Salvia splendens isolate huo1 chromosome 1, SspV2, whole genome shotgun sequence genomic window, aatgatcaccactacccaatatacctggatcgttgggtgacgaaaaacccgcacctttggtaagtcagagtagtagatactcaatatcgtatgctcaatgctaacgtacattgattaagaaatagatatttatcaagacctcgtctttcagtagatagcataaagacacgtcttgctgttagatccattaagtgctataccacaccaacgtcatcttatttcaataaggcttagaaataatcggactgacattgcaaccattcacgataggtagccaaagcctatctaggttgtgaaattcttctttttcttttgcaaagcattgcttagaaccgactgtagtaccttaaagtgagcgcagcccacgaccagtctactaagcaaaagacttaggctttgtttacttcttatgcatttaaatgtttataaaacatcttataaacgcacaagtaaacacaatgtaataatatactgattctattcgtgcaaactgctcgaataatactgaatcgggttaaaagtggattgtagagtttttccgtatacaagcaagattcctattcgtgcgaatttgctcgaaacatgcttttcagtatactaaacctaacagttGCCGATGGATGAGAAGTTGCAGAGGAGGGGGATTGAGTTAACGTCTAGATGTCAGTGTTGTCGGTCTCCTTCAGTCGAGTCTCTTAGTCATGTCTTTTTCTTGAGTCAGTCGGCTTTTTCTGCATGAGAGTATTTTGATGCCTGGTTTCCTTCCTCGCACACACCGATTCACAcgagcactgatattgcactaAACCTAAACACTGACGGTGCCTTCTCTACATCAACAATGGAGGCGGGGGAGGGAGGATTGGTTCGAGGCTCTGATGGAGGACTTTTGAGTGCCTTCTGTGCTCCAATAGCCcgcatcatcgagctttgaggcggagctgttggctCTAATTCGGGGGTTCGAGATGGCTATGGAGCTTTCGACACACATCTGGATTGAGCTTGACTCAGCGGCTCTGGTTACCTTGTTGTCATCTAGACAGCTTGGCGCTGCAGATTTCAGACATCACATGACTTTGATCTGGAGTATGACTTCTCAGCGACATGTTCGGTTCTCACACATCTATAGAGAAGGGAACCGAGCTGTTGACTTTCTTGCAGGTAGGGGGTTCAGACCCCTGCCCTTACTTACTATAATCCAATCTCTGCGCCTCGGTATCTGAAGGCGCtggttaggatggaccagctgggatatcctaacttccgttccgacgtagagatgtgggttgatCCAGCTTCTTTGGTGGCtagttttaataatttttcatttCTCCCTCGTATATATATAGTCAGTTTTTTTTCCACTTGATAGTACGGGGGATCTCGACTTGTGGAACCTCTACTTGGCTTCTTtatgttcttgtttagatccTAGTCACTTTTGGACTAAGATCATGTTGTTAGAACATtttatcttgatattatttacgggttggaggtctgcctaaacctcccgcccacaaagggcgttcttgatataaaaaaaaaaaaaaaaaactttttaacTCACTATCTTTTACATCTCTAAAACTCATGTCCACACCAAATATGACTCCTCTTATGGAACGAAGGGTGCATATATTGGGGTCCGTTGAATAATTTGAAGTGTCGTAGTCgttgattttaagaaaatagtaAGCGACAAGTTGTTAATTTGACAAGCATGATGGTGGATGTTTTAAGCAACAAcataataaatacaaaataaattgtACTCCCACCGAGtcccattaaatgtctcatttgaCCAGtgcatattttaagaaattatttgactttgttaGTAATAGTTTGTTAGTAATagtgagtggaaaaaatggaatgagaatcctacttttatgtattagttttataataaattgtaaAGGAAAATGAATTAATGGAATATAGGGTCCATTATCAAAAATGataaagtgaaatgagacatttattgaaaCTGTCAAAATACGAAAATATAGGACATTTCATGGGGACTGGAGGAAGTACTGTAGATTTGTAATGGCCCAAGCATTTCAAAAATACCAGtatcaaaataaaacataccacagCGAGCTTCAGTATTAATCAATACGATTCATGATAGTAATAAATTGTATATTTGCATGATTTCGTACTTCAAGATGCCTTTGTTCCAAAACTTTTAactccagaaaccaacaaatatataaaaaatataaaatgttaCACTTTACCAAAAGCTCATAAAAAAACACACGGAAAATTATGGTTTAGACTACACAATATATTAACTTCGGAACATACTTGACAAAAAAGATTGAAACCATAACATATTTCTTAATAAACTCATATATCTGTAAAGAGTTATAATTTCAGCAGTCATTACAAATGACAATATATGGAaaactaattaaatagcaaGCAGCAAGATTCCCAGGTCTCCTGCAATGAAGAATAGTGAAGCAACAAATATGCATTTGCAATGCAAATACAAGGTCATGAGATATCGTAATACCTGTAGCTAGAATGAGCATTTAACATACTAAGTCAATGGATTAATCCCTGAAAATTTGATAAGGTTGCTACCCAAACTACTAGGTTTGTATTTCATAGCTTTCTCTACCAACACTCACCTAAAATCAATGTAATTGAAACATTAAAGAGATTCTACCTGAACTAGAAGCTATAACACATCCAGCCAGAACTTCCAAAGAACACACAAGAAAGCTTGGACACAAATCAGCTAGAGGAGCTATGTCTGGTGAGGCATCATCTCACAGATCACTTGAGCATGTACACTCAATTCTAGATAAACATTAAATTCTAGCAGATAAAACCTAAAAAAGCAGAAGGCGATTCTAACTAAAAATAgaacaaaatacatttcatacaGGATAAGATGTCTAGCTTAGAAAGCTTAACAGTGTCTGAATGAGATTCTTAAAACTTAGAATCCAGTGAATAAGAAACAACAAAATACTAAGGTTCTCCAGTCTTCTACAGATCATCTCCTGCTAGTACTTTGAAAATCTAGTCAACTCCAAGTGGCGAGAAGCAATAGCCAAGAGAAATGTGAGAACTCCTACAAGATGCTTAAAGGACATCTATCTTGAATAAGGATGATATCGACTACTGCCACTATAACCTGCTCTACCTCCATAAATTCCCCCTCCTGCTCCACCATAACTAGCACCAGGGCCTGAGTCATATCCACCACTTGCCCCAGCTCCACCATAACCTCCATAACCCCCTCCACGGCCATAGGCACCCAGCCCACTGCCATACCCCCCACCAAAGCCTCCGCCATAAGAACCAAATCGGCCAGAGTAGCTAAGTGGCGCTTCTCGATAACCAAATTCACTACTAGGGTAATCTCCATAACGGCCGCCAAACTCACTCCCACTACCATATCCACCATAATCACCAAATCTACTACCAAATCCCGATCCCATTGACCTATAAGAGGTAGGGCCAAAACCACCACTGCCAAAACTGCTATATGAGCTGCTGAAACCACCATAACTATCACCATAGCCACGTCCCCTAGAATCACTACCATATGCAGGAGCAGGAGGAGGGTTTGAGGGTTTCTTTGGTTCAGCTTTCTTGATCTCAACCTACAACAAAGAAGCATGTTAACCTAGAATTTCCTCCTGCAAACAGTGCCAGATAAGactaaaaattacaattttgCATCAGGACACCCATATCCTGATTCTATAATGGGAGTAGAATTTACCCAATGGTTGCTAGACTAGCTAAAAGTATATAATGGGCAGCTAAAATAGTGCTAGGGTCTGATGGCTATAGCAATTGAAGGGAGTTATCCCATACAGGTTCAACACAGTTTCATACTTCCAAACTAAAGAGATGAGAAACTCACCTGGGTGCCTGACATATCAATCATATTTCCATCAGTTAAAATATTATCAACCACTTGTTCATGGTCAAACACAATAAATCCAAAGCCACGAGACCTCTTTGTCACATGATCTCGAATAATCTCATGCTCAACCACCTTTCCATATTTTGAGAAGAAACTCTTGAAGTCATCTGTATACAACAATTTGAAGTGGAGGATAAATTCAAAGGACAATTTGAAAGAGCATTACAAATATGAGAGTGTTGGAAACGCAGCTAATGCAAGAAAAACTTCACCTTCATTGACAGAAGTGGGGATCCCACCAACAAAtatcttttttgttttaaaatccTTAGAATCGCCAGATCCTTTTGGAATAGTTCTCTTAATCTCAACCTGGCCAAAAAATATTAGTGAGTTGAGAAACAATCAGTGAGTGCTAGCAACTAGCAAGCATGCATCATTCACATAATACATCAATAGCATTTATCCTCAATTTTATCAACCAATGAAGGAGTTTTTGTTTTTTACTATGTAACAAATAAAGGATATCCATCTAACACCAACAGTCATACTAATGCCATCTAACTAACTATATCAAAGGCCAAACGCTTCAAAAAACATTTCCTCACTTGTTTGTCATTGATGATATGGGTTTCAGCGATAACAGTGTCCACAACGGAAGGATCAGCGTAGGTTATGAAACCAAAACCCCTAGGCCGCCCTGTGTGCCGGTCTTTCATAATCACCGAGTCAGTTATCTCTCCATATTTCCCGAAATAATTCACAAAGGTATCTGAGAATTGAATACAactcaattaaataaaatagtagtaagCTTTGAATATATGCATTATCAACAGGAATACCAACCTAGAGTAGTATCTTTAGCCAATCCCCCGATGAAAATCTTTCTGTCGAAACAAAACGGAAAAGCATTTAGCTACACGGACGCGTATATAGAGAGAGAAtagataaagagagagaaatacGAACCCAGGGCTCGCACCATCCCCGAAATCGGAGCGCTTGGAACCCATGAAATTTAAAGATCtgagagaggagaggagaggagaggagaggagctAGGGTTTGGGGGGTTTTCGACGGTCAAGGGAAAATGAAATTTGGTAAAATGATGAGATTCAAACTCATACACAGGCGGCGTATAAGAAGTTTCTGGACTGGAAGGTAAATATTCTTTCTTTACATTTACTTATTTCATTTACCAGTCATATACGCATAGTTTGGTAGGTTTATAAAATTATCATCCCTATAAATATCTTAATTAATGTGATTACTAGTTTGTTCTACACGTTTGGTAGACTATAGaaaatattcattttatttttacgtTGTTTGATAGGGTTTTCAAATAATAGATTAAAATAAGTAATGACAACATTATCCTTTTTAATTAACTTTCATAATAATTAGGGTTACTTTTAAAACTAGAGAAAAATGTGTGCCCTAgcctccatctctcttactccAGCCTCCATCTCTATTGCTCCACTCTCTCAATTGAGCGCAAAACCTAATTCATAAAGCAGAATTGTGCCAAGGCATGGTGTTGGCGTGATTTATGACGGAATTGATCAGTAGAAAAAGATTCTCAAAATCACTGCCGTAGGATGACGGAATTGAGAATTGCGATTGTTTCATTGCAGATTCATATACTTTTTTTGCCAATCTGCACATTCTTCGTCGTGGAGTTGAGAtcgttttttttttagttgaacggatgaaaagaaataaaaacaaaggaTATTTGTGTAAAAAAAACGTTAATATGAGGGTATTTGTGTAAAAACATAGATTTGTCAAGTTTCAAAAATGATGGAGATAAATAATCAGACCATGGGATAATTTATCTATAATATGAGAGTTTATTATATCGGCCCGTCCTTAATCATATGctttagaaataaataatcTATGCTACCAAATGGTCAATAATATAGGTTAAATAATCTAATCTATATTTATCACAGGTTAAATAATTTATATCTTTAATCCGTTTATATATCTAGACTAATGGACTAGTACTTTACATAGTCACATCgaaaaattcttaaaaaatatttatgagaAAATATTCACTAGTCCTTCCATACCAACTGACATTATGATTTGGTGTATCCAACTAATAATCCTTTGACAAATGGAAAATTCACATCCAACTAGACAACCACAATTTACGGTAAATTGCTTAATAGatatttatatatggaaattaCCTAACTGTATTTGGACTCTTACATTTAATATATATGTACATACTAATTTTGTGGTTACTATCTTTACATTAATCATTGTATGCAGTGGCGGTCTGGCAGACCTACTTGGGGTCATGGGTAGGCCTGCTTAActggccggttccggttctatcCGGTCCAGTTTGACCGGGTACtagttagagtttgtatactagaaatcatctttcgagtgattgaatacggtaaaactctatatgttattttccaaaggaatgaaacagattattttttgtcataatgttgttatgttttacatttaatggatgtttattgcatatttaaatgtataagcaacgtaacaaagtctaagtctttgtttagtagaccggttgtgggcgtcgtccactttaaggtaacacggtcagttatgaacaaagaaaaataagaatttcacaacctagataggcctatactacctatcgtgaaaggttacaatgtcagtccgcatatttctaagccttactgaaataagatgacattgatgtggtatagcactgaattggatttAACAGCAAAACGAacctttatgctatctactgaaagacgaggtcttgataattaatttcttaatcaatgtacgttagcattgagcatacggtattgattatgcactactttgacttaccaaaaggtgcgggtttttcgcaccCTAAGAATCCTgctatattgggtagtggtgattaatatctagcggtgctaggattgctattatattaaatcgtgcgcgaggtgagtctcgtttgataacgtccacaagaggagttcgaaacaaggttttattattcggaacctagctagttggagtttgattactctatgaataatatataagcgtttcttgctaagtcaactcttggagataataatatgttaattaattaagtccatagcaaacattgattaattaattgacgtttctatcttaagcgcgggaaattgatgacaaacaaatggaaacccggaatacttgtaatttcggaatTGGATGGgcagttcaatattacttctgtagtggctgctcgtaatattccaatataagtttatattaaattgtgggttcaatttatatagtaaaaaactaattgggggatgtcatatccaaattcatccatagatccctgacagAGCCCAAAATGTGACTAAATATAAacaggagaataaaggagacagaaaatacacttgtattttcttccaaaattttcgtccccctccctATTCACACAGGGGACGATTTCCCTCTCCTCTGGGAGATAggatttctgtcttctttatttaagtcctagttcTCTGGCGAGATCAGCCCACGctgatatcagattacagtccgggaaccagtcagaagatccgtggtttagtactcaagatcttcacgtggagaagacgtgagccatcttcgattcttcagtgaatcaacgaggtaaattggctaactccgcagcaagcatgttttagggattgtttgtgctaaagcatgtttaaattcaaattatgagcatgatacatgtgaaaattacgcgaatagattttgtctaaataatctgctaaatagatcagaatttcATGTGATCCGTCAGAGCGCACGATTCCGCTGCCAAACCCCTTCAGTACCCGGTTACAAATTTTCATGAATTTTGGAATCGggaccggttccggttcggaaccgaccGGTTCTTACCCGGTCGATTCCGGTTACGAACCGGATCCGATTtgtagttttaattttattttttttgaataattCAACATCTAAAAATATAGCAATTTATAcctacaaatttaaagaaacaCACAAAAATACAAATCAACAAGATAACAATATTCATCATCCAATACTGCAATACTTAAAAACAATAATTCAATAAATACCTAAAAAGTATAACacctaaaatttaaataaacacacaacaaaatactactccctctgtccgttactaggagtctcatttcttggcggcatgggttttaagaaatgttaagaaaagtaggtggaaaaaagttagtggaataagaatctcacttgtatatattagttttaaatgaaatgtgagtgaaatgagttagtggaaggtgagaccctattaccatttatggtaaaagtgaaccgggactcctattcgcggacggactaaaatggcaaaacgggactcctatttgtggacggagggagtaacaattATACACCTAAACACATGCAACAccatacacacacacaacaccttaaacacacacacacacgcggCATATACACACACAGCCCCTATAAGATAATTGGATACTAATTAATATCttataaaatctaaaattgatttattattcGGTTCCGGGTAAGAACCGGTCGGTTCCGGgtagaaccggaaccgaaatATTT contains:
- the LOC121745786 gene encoding heterogeneous nuclear ribonucleoprotein 1-like, with protein sequence MGSKRSDFGDGASPGKIFIGGLAKDTTLDTFVNYFGKYGEITDSVIMKDRHTGRPRGFGFITYADPSVVDTVIAETHIINDKQVEIKRTIPKGSGDSKDFKTKKIFVGGIPTSVNEDDFKSFFSKYGKVVEHEIIRDHVTKRSRGFGFIVFDHEQVVDNILTDGNMIDMSGTQVEIKKAEPKKPSNPPPAPAYGSDSRGRGYGDSYGGFSSSYSSFGSGGFGPTSYRSMGSGFGSRFGDYGGYGSGSEFGGRYGDYPSSEFGYREAPLSYSGRFGSYGGGFGGGYGSGLGAYGRGGGYGGYGGAGASGGYDSGPGASYGGAGGGIYGGRAGYSGSSRYHPYSR